The following are encoded together in the Candidatus Eisenbacteria bacterium genome:
- the pyrE gene encoding orotate phosphoribosyltransferase, translating into MDQAQRDQLRQMLLDRSMRFGEFVLSSGATSNYYIDVRKTSLHPQGLRLISQLFYELIQNEDVTAVGGLTLGADPLVSGLMLHAAEKGRPLEGFLVRRTSKDHGLRGQVEGNLAGHKRVIILDDVITSGESSLIAAEAAESYKADVVRILAVVDREQGATQIFQQRGYPFSSLFSIGELLPAEK; encoded by the coding sequence ATGGACCAGGCACAGCGCGACCAGCTCCGGCAGATGCTCCTCGATCGCTCCATGCGTTTCGGCGAGTTCGTGCTCAGCTCGGGCGCCACTTCCAACTACTACATCGATGTCCGCAAGACGAGCCTCCATCCGCAAGGCTTGAGGCTCATTTCTCAGCTCTTCTACGAGCTGATCCAGAACGAAGACGTCACCGCGGTCGGCGGTCTCACGCTGGGCGCGGATCCGCTCGTCAGCGGCCTCATGCTCCACGCGGCCGAGAAAGGCCGGCCGCTCGAGGGATTCCTGGTGCGCAGGACCAGCAAGGATCACGGCCTGCGCGGCCAGGTCGAAGGCAACCTCGCGGGACACAAGCGAGTCATCATTCTCGACGACGTGATCACGAGTGGTGAGAGCTCGTTGATCGCGGCCGAGGCGGCCGAGTCGTACAAAGCCGACGTGGTGCGCATTCTGGCTGTGGTCGATCGCGAGCAGGGCGCCACGCAGATCTTCCAGCAGCGCGGCTATCCTTTTTCGTCGCTCTTCTCGATCGGAGAGCTGCTGCCGGCGGAGAAATGA
- a CDS encoding S8 family serine peptidase, with the protein MRLHALVLSLLLVPAGPAAAARKPLQFPVRAHGAHVAAPAYAGEVVEIQLAPAEARAAWLHDRSPAIRSRIGVPALDRAALELGGVRFSPLFHGERPPAADSPGPDLTAFYIGHLPPGLDLERVLDRLSGLPGVVRAEPVAIMPLSAPKAVPNDSLWSNSSWFYQQPSRRDIHAPEAWDLTTGDTSVVVGILDTGVLAYHPDLGGSVEGLPGQIYTNWVEAAGVAGVDDDANGKIDDVHGWDFVNLASPSVVAGEDWRDEDNDPSDFVAHGTAVAGVVGALTNNSIGITGTSWNVRIMPLRIGWAYSGSTLGNGEVRMDFVAAAIHYAARMKVDVINCSFGSLNDAGLDAAIDAATAAGVTIVTSAGNNGQSNYIATRREVISVASVSPGDALSGFSNRGPQVDLAAPGQAIATTWLAPRPSTVDSIAQRQGSYATPSGTSFSAPLVAGAAALLQARQIQTGQPRLDPLSVLLRLFDTADDIRTENPGLDGLYGAGRLNAARALNETWVSRALPLSGKVVGAAAVFRTASGEPRVVVACDDRSLLLLDGASLDTLWKVTLPFAPVASPAVGPIGQGMGIFVGLTTGRVAGYRDDGSPLPQWPKFAASTSMRGGTVVWDLDGDGPPEVLAGSDDGRVWAWHVNGDPVTGFPVQVSSNPGGTRPLAVSHDLQPRIAAATEDGTVSVIDAQGNVVVGPLNYPGIPSPPVFANVAGAPAVVFAEDDNLHALGYDGNERPGFPVTLAAPLPNRGEVAVGDVDMNGVDDLVIAGSAPFTVEVRDSTGASLSSLGWPASLPSAPMGSVVLGHLTGGGAPELMVPLGSGVIGLSSSAARLWGFPKPGTGGTFPTLIDLDDDGTTEVLAGSAIDRLLFSYDAGAGSASSAAQPWPTYRGDFQRTGSARDRLGVPIVDLVAPGAVTDLTATIVGSNTVRLRWTASGDDGAAGRARGYDIRRSTAPLTEAAFATASHAPSTRPSAPGARDSVDVVGLPEGFTYYFALRVVDDGGNAGAMSNVDSVSLQIVSPAAVTDLRITAVTDTSVTMAWTATGASGSVGRPDLYVVRASTAPIDDSNFNQAAYSRNVPPTVDAGGTETYFFRFLTPATRYWFALKAYNDSAFPSLISNVVDAQTHPGGPVRTSGIALAPGSNPSRVPASLYWQSSPGATGASEIRIFDLTGRRIRTLELGSAVGGKAQWDGNDEDGRRVPAGLYLMRLISGSQRVQSRIVLLP; encoded by the coding sequence ATGCGCCTCCACGCCCTCGTTCTCTCGTTGCTTCTGGTCCCTGCCGGCCCGGCAGCGGCCGCTCGTAAGCCACTCCAATTTCCGGTTCGAGCTCACGGAGCCCATGTCGCGGCTCCGGCCTATGCCGGAGAAGTCGTCGAGATCCAGCTCGCGCCTGCGGAAGCGCGCGCCGCCTGGCTTCACGATCGATCGCCCGCCATTCGCAGCCGCATCGGCGTGCCCGCGCTCGATCGAGCGGCCTTGGAGCTCGGCGGCGTGCGGTTCTCTCCTTTGTTCCATGGAGAACGCCCGCCGGCCGCCGATTCGCCGGGCCCCGACCTCACCGCCTTTTATATCGGCCACCTTCCTCCCGGGCTGGACCTGGAACGCGTGCTCGACCGCCTGAGCGGTCTGCCGGGGGTGGTCCGGGCCGAGCCGGTCGCCATCATGCCCCTTTCGGCGCCGAAGGCCGTGCCCAACGACTCGCTATGGTCCAACTCCTCCTGGTTTTACCAGCAGCCATCGCGCCGGGACATTCACGCGCCGGAGGCCTGGGACCTGACCACGGGGGACACCTCGGTCGTGGTCGGCATCCTCGATACCGGGGTGCTGGCCTACCACCCCGATCTCGGCGGAAGCGTGGAGGGACTGCCCGGGCAGATCTACACCAACTGGGTCGAGGCGGCGGGAGTGGCCGGAGTCGACGACGATGCCAACGGCAAGATCGACGACGTGCACGGCTGGGACTTCGTGAACCTCGCATCGCCCAGCGTCGTCGCGGGTGAGGACTGGCGGGACGAGGACAACGACCCGAGCGACTTCGTGGCGCATGGCACCGCCGTCGCGGGGGTGGTCGGAGCGCTCACCAACAATTCGATCGGCATCACCGGCACGAGCTGGAACGTCCGCATCATGCCGCTGCGCATTGGCTGGGCTTACTCCGGCTCGACGTTGGGTAACGGAGAAGTCCGCATGGATTTCGTCGCCGCCGCCATCCACTACGCCGCGCGCATGAAGGTCGACGTCATCAATTGCTCCTTCGGCAGCCTCAACGATGCCGGACTCGACGCCGCGATCGACGCCGCCACCGCCGCCGGAGTCACGATCGTGACCTCCGCGGGAAACAACGGCCAGTCGAACTACATCGCGACCCGCCGCGAGGTGATCTCGGTGGCGTCCGTCAGCCCGGGCGATGCGCTGTCCGGGTTCTCGAATCGCGGTCCTCAGGTCGACCTGGCCGCGCCGGGGCAGGCGATCGCGACCACCTGGCTCGCTCCTCGTCCTTCGACGGTCGACAGCATTGCCCAGCGTCAGGGCTCCTATGCCACGCCGAGTGGCACTTCCTTCTCGGCTCCGCTGGTGGCCGGCGCCGCGGCCTTGCTCCAGGCGCGGCAGATTCAAACCGGCCAGCCACGGCTGGATCCGCTGAGCGTCCTGCTGCGCCTGTTCGACACCGCGGACGACATCCGCACGGAGAACCCTGGACTCGACGGCCTCTACGGCGCCGGCCGCCTCAACGCCGCGCGCGCGCTGAACGAGACCTGGGTTTCTCGAGCCCTGCCGCTGAGCGGCAAGGTGGTGGGAGCGGCCGCAGTCTTCCGCACCGCGAGCGGCGAGCCGCGTGTGGTGGTGGCCTGTGACGACCGCTCCTTGCTCCTGCTCGACGGCGCCTCGCTCGACACGCTATGGAAGGTGACGCTGCCGTTCGCGCCGGTGGCGAGCCCGGCGGTGGGACCCATCGGACAGGGGATGGGCATCTTCGTCGGGCTGACCACGGGACGGGTCGCAGGCTACCGCGATGACGGCTCACCGCTCCCTCAGTGGCCCAAGTTCGCGGCAAGTACCTCCATGCGTGGAGGCACGGTGGTGTGGGACCTGGATGGCGATGGTCCGCCCGAGGTTCTGGCCGGCTCCGACGATGGACGCGTATGGGCCTGGCACGTCAATGGCGACCCGGTGACGGGATTCCCGGTTCAAGTCTCGAGCAACCCGGGCGGAACCCGGCCACTCGCCGTCTCGCATGATCTGCAGCCCCGCATCGCGGCCGCGACCGAGGATGGAACGGTCAGCGTGATCGACGCCCAGGGGAACGTGGTGGTCGGACCTCTGAACTATCCCGGAATCCCTTCTCCACCCGTGTTCGCGAACGTGGCGGGCGCTCCGGCGGTGGTGTTCGCCGAAGACGACAACCTCCACGCGCTCGGTTACGACGGCAACGAGCGTCCGGGATTCCCGGTGACGCTGGCCGCGCCGCTGCCGAATCGCGGCGAGGTGGCGGTGGGCGACGTCGACATGAACGGAGTGGACGACCTCGTCATCGCTGGATCCGCCCCGTTCACGGTGGAAGTGCGCGATTCGACCGGAGCCAGTCTCAGCAGTCTCGGCTGGCCGGCCAGCCTTCCTTCCGCTCCGATGGGCTCGGTCGTGCTCGGGCACCTCACCGGAGGAGGCGCGCCGGAGCTGATGGTGCCGCTCGGCAGCGGCGTGATCGGACTCTCCAGCTCCGCGGCTCGCTTGTGGGGCTTTCCGAAACCGGGTACGGGCGGGACCTTTCCGACGCTGATCGACCTCGATGACGACGGAACCACCGAGGTCCTCGCCGGCAGCGCCATCGATCGCCTGCTGTTCAGCTACGACGCCGGCGCAGGGAGCGCGTCGAGCGCGGCCCAGCCGTGGCCGACCTACCGCGGAGACTTCCAGCGCACCGGCTCGGCGCGCGATCGGCTCGGCGTTCCGATCGTGGATCTGGTCGCTCCCGGCGCGGTCACCGATCTCACCGCCACCATCGTCGGCTCCAACACCGTGCGTCTGCGGTGGACCGCGAGCGGAGACGATGGCGCGGCGGGCCGGGCGCGAGGCTACGACATCCGCCGATCGACGGCGCCGCTCACCGAGGCCGCCTTCGCGACGGCGAGCCACGCGCCCTCGACGCGCCCATCGGCTCCAGGCGCGCGCGACAGCGTCGACGTCGTGGGCTTGCCGGAGGGATTCACCTACTACTTCGCGCTTCGTGTGGTGGACGACGGTGGAAACGCCGGCGCGATGTCGAACGTGGATTCCGTGTCGCTGCAGATCGTCTCTCCGGCGGCGGTCACGGATCTGAGGATCACCGCAGTCACCGACACCTCGGTGACGATGGCGTGGACGGCGACCGGGGCCAGCGGGAGCGTGGGGCGCCCCGATCTCTACGTCGTGCGTGCCTCGACCGCTCCGATCGACGACAGCAACTTCAACCAGGCAGCCTACAGCCGGAACGTTCCACCCACCGTCGACGCCGGCGGGACCGAGACCTACTTCTTTCGCTTCCTGACACCGGCGACGCGGTACTGGTTCGCGTTGAAGGCCTACAACGATTCGGCGTTCCCCTCCCTGATCTCGAACGTGGTCGATGCTCAGACCCATCCGGGCGGACCGGTTCGAACGTCGGGGATCGCGCTGGCGCCGGGGAGCAACCCGAGCCGCGTGCCCGCCTCGCTCTACTGGCAATCGAGCCCTGGAGCCACGGGTGCTTCGGAGATCCGGATCTTCGATCTGACCGGCCGCCGTATCCGCACGCTCGAGCTCGGATCGGCCGTGGGGGGCAAGGCGCAGTGGGACGGAAACGACGAGGACGGACGCCGCGTGCCGGCAGGCCTCTACCTGATGAGGCTCATCAGCGGCTCTCAACGTGTGCAGTCGAGGATAGTCCTGCTACCCTGA